The DNA region TGCTCAATTAAACCGGCCAGCCATGCTTGACCTTTGACATCGAGCGCGACAAATGGCTCATCAAGAATCCATAGCGGTACATTTTCAATCAATAATCGGGCTAGGCATATTCGTCGCCGTTGGCCTTGCGACAAGTGAGCCGCCAATTGCGTTTCATACCCCTGTAAACCTACCGCACTGATTGCTTGAGGGATCTGCTGTCGATCGCAGCCACGTAAAGCCGCATAAAAGGCAAGATTCTCATAGACGCTGAGCGTTGACTTAATCCCTAACTGATGACCGAGATAGAGCGTTTTCAAGCTCAACCACGATGATAATGAATCAACATCTTCAAATTCGCCTATTACCTGCCCTTGATCTGGCTCAATCAAGCCACATATCAGATTTAATAAACTGGTTTTTCCAGCACCATTAGGGCCCTTTAAATGGAGAACTTGACCTGACTTTACTTGAAAAATACAGTCTTTGAACAGCAAACGATCACCGCGGATAAGGGCTAAATTTTGACCTGTCAAAGAAAAGCTCGGGTACATGTTTTATCCAGGTAACTCGGCGGCAATCATTGGAGCGCGCTATACTAATATAATGGTCTCCATTAATCTATTGATTTGACTCAATATAATGACTGATGTTTTGACGAAAATTCTGTCTCAACTCCCTCGAACCGAGAATTCCTTGGCGCAACTTAGTGCCATCATCAAAAGCTTGGATGGCCAAACACTCAACGCGGTGCTGACCGCAACAGGACAAAAGCAAGCTCAAAACCTACCATCACAGCTGCAATTGCAATTACCACTTTCGAACCAGCAATCGTCTAACAACGCTAACTCATCACCGCAAACAGGTGTCAACGCCCAATTGAACGCGGTTCAATCGCTAGTTTTGAATTTAAGCGATATTGAAATTCAAAAAAATCTTGAGTCACTCTTACGAGACATAAAAATTACTGTTGAGCCAAAATTCAGTCACAATCGCGTCAGTCTTCCAATGCAGTTTGATTTGAGCGCGGTCAAAGAAGGTGTGGCGAAAAACCAACTTCTTGCAGTGCTATTAAAGGTTGCGCAATGGGCAGAGCAACCCAAACCCTTGGTTATGGTTCGACAATCTACAGAGTCCATTGATAAATTAATCCTTAACGCGACAACCGCTAACAAGTTAATTGATAGTAGTGCTCTTAGTAGCTCTGCTCAAGTTCCCAATAGCAAGGCATCTATCCAGTCGGCGCCCTCCATTTCAGGACCGTCTCAATCTGGACAGTCACAGTCTGGACAGTCACAGTCTGGACAGTCGCAATCTGGACAAGTGCAATCAGCATTATCGGCCCAAACAGATGCGTTGCATTCAACCGTTAAAAATGAGACAAAAAGTAGTGTTCAACAAACTGACTTATCGACAAATCTCAGCCAACCCAATAAATTGAATATCGAGTTCACTCTGCGTGAGCGTCTTAAACAAACGGTGTTAAATGATCCTTCAGCGACAAAATACAAGCAAATAGCAGAGCAGCCAATTTTGCTCACGACTCGATTGCCACTGCAAAACATTTCAAGCGACTTGTTAACCCGTTATATCGCTTTATTCGATCAAAATAATATACCCTCTTCAACCAGTGCAGCCTTGACGAAAGTCATCACTCAGCTATTAGACTTCAAAAATCTTGAGTTCGTTAAGCCACTGTTAAATACATTGCAAAACTTACCCAAAGCGACCGAGTTGAACGGCGCAACTTTACGCCAAGCAGTATTTGATTCTGGGCAATTTTTTGAACAAAAAGCCATGCAAACGCTGACCAAAGGCTGGACCAGCGTACTTTCACAACCAACGACCAACTCTCAGGGTTCCAGTGATCTAAAGCATTTACTGTATTTGGTTAGACAATTCAGCCAACTACCATCCGATGCATTAGTGCGTGGTTTAACAGCCAGCGCACAAAAAGGCGAAGGAAGCAGTGCGAAAGATCTTTTTATCGGTGTTAATCGCTTGGTTGGCAATCCAAGAGACAAACGGGAAAGACTTGAAAACCGTATCGCTTCGCAGTTAAAAATGATTCAGCAAGATGTTGACTCCGCACTCAACAAAGTAAAGCTCACTCAGTTTCAAAATCTACATCTGACCGATAGCAACGCTTGGATTTTCGAATTACCCCTACAGTTCCAACGACAACTGACTAATGTACAAATGAAATTTGAAGCGTCAGAATCTGAACAGTCAACCGATAAAAAATCATGGTGTGTGACCGTTCGATTTGATTTTGAGCGACTCGGTGCTTTTCACGCCATAACTCGCCTTTTCAATCAGCGACTCGATATTAAATTCGTTGCCGAAAAGCTTTCGACTCAAAGACTACTGCAACAAAAAATGCCAGAACTCAAACAGCAACTGATCGATAGTGGTTTACTTATCAATGAAATGACCAGTGTTGCAGGTGAGAGTCCAAACCTTACTGTGCAACAACTGCCACAATCTTTGGTTGATTACCGTGTATGAAAAATAAGTCACTAGTTACCCACTCTCGCCCTACTAAAACCAAACGTGCTGCAGCATTGAAATATGATGGAAAACAGGCACCTAAAATAACCGCAAAAGGCAGCGGCGCTACCGCCGAAAATATTCTTGCGATTGCGGCGGAACACAATGTGTTTATTCATGAAGATCCGCTATTAATTGAAGTGCTTGCGCAATTAGAATTGGGGGAAGAAATACCCGAACAACTGTATCTTGCAGTGGCGCAAATTATTGCCTTTGCTTATTTACTGCAAGATAAAACACCTGACGACTTGTAAGATCAGAAGGTAACAAGAATGAAAATAAGAATCAGACTTATTTGTAACCCTTTGTTTTAAAAGACCTTTTCAATTGACAATCTTGGGTATTCTAGCCTATCCTGTAAACTATTCAGCTAACCTACTCAACGATTTCTACGCTCTTTAGTTGAGCAAAATCAAGGAGATCCATTCGATATGAAAGGTGATAAGGCAGTGATTACTGCGCTTAATTCTATTCTAACGGTAGAGTTAACCTCGATTAATCAGTATTTCTTGCACGCGAGAATGTTTAAGAATTGGGGATTAAACACCCTCAATGAAAAAGCATATAAAAAGTCGATTAAAGATATGAAGCAAGCGGATGACTTGATTGAGCGAATACTGTTTCTTGAAGGCCTCCCAAATTTGCAAAAATTGAATCGACTACGAATCGGAGAACACACCGAAGAAATGATCGCGTGTGACACCCAAGTTCAAATTGAGGCGATTGATGCGGTCAAATCTGCAATCGTTTTATGCGAGCAACACAAAGATTTTGTGAGTCGTGAATTACTAAATGAAATACTTGAAGACGAAGAAGAATATTTAGACTGGCTTGAAACACAAGATCACTTAATCAAGAGTTTAGGTATTCATAACTATTTACAGTCAACCATCGAATAGAGGCTATTATGAAAGGTAATCAAAAAGTCATTTCTGCACTCAATGGCATCTTAGCGTTAGAGTTGACGGCAATGGACCAATACTTCATTCACTCACGTATGTACGACGATTGGGGGTTAACCAAATTGTTCGAACGTATCGACCATGAGTTTGACGATGAAAAAGGTCATGCAGCAGCCCTGATTGAACGAATTCTATTTTTAGAAAGCACACCCGACATGGTCACTAGAGAACCGTTGCGAATTGGTAAAAATGTGCCTGAAATGTTAGAGAATGACCTAAAGGTAGAATACGAAGTCGCAGAGAAGCTCAAAGAAGCTATCGTTTTGTGCGAACAAGAAAAAGACTTTCAGAGTCGCGAGATTTTACAAAAGCTCCTCGAAGATACCGAAGTCGATCATGCGTACTGGTTAGAAAAGCAACTTGGTCTTATTGATAAAGTTGGCCTTCAAAACTATATGCAATCGCAAATGTAAAAAAAGCGCCGAAAGGCGCTTCCTCAGTCAAATAAAAGCTATTAAAAGGCGCGGTTCACTAGAATAGCTAAGATTAAAAACTTGCTAAACTTTACGAATCTGGGCGTTAACTTGTAGTCACTCATACTCGACCTGACAATTTAGGATTAAGACTTTGACATAAACTTACAACTTAATTCTGCAAACTGCCAATTGCTGATCAAAGAAAAAGCTGCGATTGCTTTCTTAATTATTACAAAGCGGACATCTGGAATAACGCCTCAAACACCGGATTGGTGAAGTTGGCGACTTTTTTGAAACAAAAAAGGTGACAGCTTTGCCGGTTCCGGGTGCTTTGACTTGTTAAGCTTTCTCACTACTTCACTATGCCTAATTTTACTAGCTTTTTAATTGGATAATCAGTTTCATTACTGAAATTTATCCAATACTTAAATTGATTGGGGTATTTATCTTTATGCTCCAAAACAATGAGCTTAATGCGCTCTGTTTGCTCAATTGAAAGTTCCCCGTCGAGCATTATTTCGTTGGCTGATTCAAACACTAAATCAGCTAACTCTTCCCACTCCCATTTATCTTCTGCTTGGTGGTTTAGAAAAATATCTATGTATTCATCTAGCCGATCACCATTTGCATTGGTAATCCCCATATCCTGCTCGCAAGCAAACAGATTGTATTTGTCAGCTAATCTTTCAAACCATTCCATATGCTCGATACTCTAGAAGCTTAACAGCTTATTCTTTTTAGTAAACCACAATAATACGGAAAATCGTTTTATTAGAAAAACTCTTTTTTAATTAATTCAACGAGATACAACAATATCAGAGTCGAGATTCACGTTTTTATTTTTATTGTCTTTAAATATTGTTCCACTACATAAATTAGATAATCTAACTAAATCAATAACCTAGACTTAAATCTGAGCGTAGTAAGAACATTACTCTTGACCAAGCACTACCTACATGAGTAGTATTAAAGTTCAGCATTAATACAAGGATGTAAAAATGAATCAGTCGCCTAAACCAAAATTTATGTGGTTAGTTAGAACAAAAATTCGTAGCCTTCACTACTCCTATCAAACTGAAAAGACCTACGCACAATGGATTAAACGCTTTATTCATTTTTATAATTTAAAACACCCAAATGACATGGGAGCTGAAGAAGTAACCAATTTTTTAAGTCACCTCGCTGTTGCTAGAAAGGTTTCTCCTGCAACGCAAAATCAGGCGCTTTGCGCTTTAGTATTTTTATATAAAAAAGTACTGAATACACCGCTTGGAGAAAATACTATTGATGCGGTAAGAGCAAAATATCATAAAAACTTACCAGTAGTTTTATCCGTATCAGAAGTAAGAAATGTTTTATCGAAAATGCATGGTTTACCTAAGCTAATGGCACAAATTATCTATGGTACAGGACTACGCAAAAGCGAAGTTCATCGGCTAAGAGTTAAAGATATTGATTTTGATAGAAACCAAATTAGTGTTAGACGTGGAAAGGGAAACAAAGATCGACCACTTCCACTTCCGGAAACCTGCAAAGATGATTTGAATGCTCAGATTGAATTTGTCAAACAGCTACATTTAAAAGATCGTCGAGAAAATATTGATGGTGTTGAGTTACCTTATGCATTCGAACGAAAATCACCAAATGTAGGAAAATCGCTCGCATGGCAATGGTTATTTCCCAGCCTCCGAATTAGCACTGATCCCCGTACTTTAATTATCCGACGCCATCATGTTCATCCTTCTGTATTTGCCAAGCACGTAAAAAAAGCCGTTGAAGAAACCGAAATTAATAAGAAAGTAACAGCCCACGTTTTTCGTCATTCTTTTGCAACACACTTATTAGAATCGGGAGCTGATATTAGAACGGTACAAGAGCTGCTAGGTCATACTGACGTTAGAACAACACAAATTTATACTCATGTTTTAAATCGAAATCCATCGGGGACATTGAGCCCACTAGATAAGCTATGAAACAGCTCAATAATGTCCGCTTTGAATTTTCGCAAGGTTCGACCTGTTGGCTTAAGTATGCTTTAAGATAGCTGTTGAAATCAGATTCCGCTTGAAGACGCCACATCCAATGCAACTATTTTTGCTTCTGCTTTGTTTTATTCTGCTTAGGTATTGGGCGACTGCCTGGCTGACCAACTCCTGGCTTAAACCGCCAGTGTGGATAATGATAATAATGATATGGAATCACAGGCCAATAGGACGGGCCGTAATAATGGACTTCTTGATATTGAGGACGCTCTTTCCACAAATAATGACCACTCACCACGACAACGGGGTAAACATACTTCATTTCACCCACCTTGCCTTCAATGGACTTTGACAGCTCACCAACCACAGTGATCTCTCTGCCCTGCTTGTATATGACCGGGTCAATGAATTCAGGGACAACAGCTAAGAACCGCCCACCGGTTGCATCAACATCTTCTGGACGAGCGGAACGATTTAGTGGTTTCGCAACAATTTCAATGGTCGACTGATCGTCTTGATTGCTAACTTTAGCGATAACACCGCCCCACCGCACTTTCACTGGCTGCGATTCGCTCCGCGCTGCACCTACCGTAAGATTGTTATACTCTCCACTAATTGGCTGAGGAACGGTATTACACCCTGTTAAGACGACTAAACCACTGATAAAAATTAAGACTTTTTGCAACATTACAATATTCCACTCAGTTTGATTGTGTACTGTGAGACTTTGTGTGCGATAGACACCATTATTCATTAAAACGCAAAGAGGGACAATCTGTTGACATGGAAAGTGATTTAGAAATTCATGGTTAGCGTTTAGAACACGCCTTTAGGTCATGTAATTTATGCGAACGTATCAATACCCAAAACGTAGGATCGAGCTTCTTGCTCATTTTGATTTTCAACCGACGAAAACTGCGCCACCGCTTGTTGCGCTTTGAATCCCAGATCGGAGTTATCGTCACGTCGTAACCGAGAGTTTTCGGCGGTAATTCGTTCGATGGTTTCTGCGCGACGAACCTCATCTTGCGAGGGTCTGCGCTCAACTTGTTCAGAGGTTTCTACGGCTTGACGTCCTTTAGAACCATCTTCGCCACGTTCAGCGGTCGCCGTCGACACATCTCGTCTAAGATTTGTCGAATTTGGATTGATGAATGCTGAAAGTGGACTCAACTCTGTCGTCATTTCAAAAACTCGATACCCTTCTGCTGTGAACCTGGTCTTTGCCTTTAGCGGCTGACCATCATCTGCGCTAGGCTAACGCACACGGTAATCTTAGCGAAAGTCGAGCGTCACCTGCATAGCAATCAAAATTGTAGTTTATTTTTCGAACAGTTGCACTAGCTAAGCTGGCAAAATACTAGCGGTCGGCTCCGATGATCGAAGATTTCTGTGACTTAGCTGCGACGTTGTTTCTAAGATAGCTTGGTACCGCCTCAGAGACAGCGTGTTGCCAGATTGTCGCGTTGGGGTGAGCCGCCAACTTCAAAGCCGTCGCGGCATTTGGGTAACAATCTTCAAACGTTGCGGTTGCTAATACGAGATGAGCCGCTAAAGATTCTTGGTAGACTTTCCAGCCACTGCCAACGGCGGCCCATGAACCATGACTTAGCTCTTCAGGCAATGCTAAAAGACTTGGATCGATGACCACTTCCTGCCCCACTAACTCTGCCCAAATCAACCCATCGGATTCTACTTTACGGTACAAGCCGCTATATACCTCATTCATTCGAGCATCATTGGTGACCCATGCATATTCGAGATCGTTCTCAGAGAAAACTTGAGCGGCTAGATTCTGCAAACTCGAAATACCAATGAGCGGGCATGATTGTCCAAAAGCCAGCCCCTGAGCCGCTGACACAGCGATTCTCACGCCAGTGAAAGCTCCAGGGCCTTTACCATAAACGACACAATCTATGTTCGACATACTTAAGGAGCTTTCATCTAAAAGCTTGGTAATCGTTGGTAATAGTAACTCGCCGTGTTTTCGGGGAGCGACTGCGAACTCAGACTTTAGATTTTGTGCAGTACCAATGGCGACTGAAAATGCCTCAGTCGAAGTTTCTATCGCTAAATAGTTCATAATTGACTTAAAAATTCCTCTACTAACGCAGAATTCCGCGTTGGTATCATCGGTGGCAAATCGGCCATAAACTTTTGGCCGTATTGCCGTCCAACAATTCTTGGATCACCGATCACTAAAACGCCTCGATCGGTCACGTTGCGAATTAAACGTCCTGCGCCCTGTTTTAGAGCTATGATAGCATCGGGTAATTGAAATTGCCCAAACGCGTCTCGCTTTTCGCGGCGCATTGCATCGATTCTAGCTTGATTAACGGGATCGCCAGGAGACACAAAAGGCAGTTTGTCTATCGCCACTAGCGACAAGGCATCGCCAGCAACATCAACACCCTCCCAAAAGCTAAAGGTTCCTAGCAGTACACTGTTGGGTGTTTTACGAAACTTTTCCAACAAATAGGCCTTGCTCGCCTGACCTTGAACGAACAACTGAAACTCATGATGTGATTGCAATAATTCAGCGGCTTCATTAAGCGCACGATGGCTGGTAAATAATAAAAAGGTTCGGCCTTTAGCGATGGTCATTAGAGGGATCATCGCGGCAAGAAACGATTGAGTGTAGTCACTTGCCGCCGGATTTTTTAAATACCGAGGAACATACAAAAGTGCTTGTTCTTGATAATTAAAAGGTGAAGGCAAGACCATTCTTTGCGCATCAAACAAACCCAGCTTGCGCTCAAAAAACCCAAAGTCTTCATTCACCGCAAGGGTTGCCGACGTCATAATCCAAGCGGCCTCTTTATACCCTTTCATGGCTTGCCGAAACTTTTGCGCAATACTGAGTGGGGTTGCATTCAAGGTAAAGCTTTTTCGATAAACCTCCAGCCACTGAACATACTCAGACTCATCCTCCTCAGTGAAAAGCCCAGCTTTCTGATGTAACTCTTCAGCGCGCTCATATAGGTTTTCGAGGTCGCGACTGCGAATTGCTTGCTCCTTCAAAACGTCACACAGTCGAGCCAAAGCACTCAGCAATTGATCAAAGTGCTCAGCAATTTCAGCTCTCTCACGATACAAGCGCCAAAAGTCGCGCGCTACCTCTTCGCCCATTGCTATTCTCAAGTCAGCAGAAGCTTTCTCTAGCTGTGCTGCTGCTTCTGATAAATCAGGACAATCGGTCGCTTCGGTTCTATAAGCCTGCTCGCTATCTCGAGCCAATTCCATTAATTGACGTGATGATAGCGCTTGCCCAAAAAACATGGTCGCTATATCCGGTAGCTGATGGGCTTCATCGATAATGTATGCATCTGCTTTTGGCAGCAACTCACCAAAACCATCCCGTTTCAGGGCAACGTCAGCCATTAATAAGTGATGATTAACCACGATGATATCGCTATCCATAGCGTGCTTGCGTGCCTTAGCCACAAAGCAATCTTGATAGGCAGAACACTCACTGCCTAAACAGTTGTCTGCTGTACTCGTCACAAATGGAATAGCGGCGCTGTCTTCTTGAATAAAACTTATCTGAGAAAGATCCCCATCCGTTGTTTTTCGGCTCCACTCTCGAATTTTAACAATGTCTTCAACGATGGCTTTATTAACGAAGTGGGCGGATTGTAAATTGCTTTCTAATCGGTACAAACACAGGTAATTCTGACGCCCTTTCAGTAATGCTAGTTTACGCGTCTTCCCCGTTGCACGAATGACCGTCGGCAAGTCTTTTAAAAACAATTGATCTTGGAGGTTACGAGTGCCGGTCGCAATTATCGTCTTACCTTCAAATTGCATTGCTGGAACTAAATAAGCGAAGGTTTTTCCGGTACCCGTGCCGGCCTCAATGAGTTCGATTGACGAATTTTCCATCGCCGATGCCACCGCTTCGGCCATAATCATTTGCGACTCTCGCTCTTGGTAACCGCTTATTTTTTCAGCAAAGGGGCCCTGCTGAGACAGCAAAAATCGAACATGCTCTTTCATGAGATAGCCTAATCGGAAGCAGTGTCAGTTGGCCAAACTTGTTCGCCAATCGCTTTGAACTTTGCGACGGTCATTGAGCCTCGCTTATTATTTGGGGAATCATCGAGCGCCTGTTCAATCACTTCGCGAGAAGCTGAGAAAATAGCATCAGGCTGATAGTGATCGTTATAAATAACCAAAATGGTGTAATCCCACTCGGCCTTCAAGTTAAGCTGCCCGACTCGCTGACGCGATTTTCCGCCAGGAAAAATCACTCGACCTTTAATTTGAACAATCTTTTCGACACCATCTTCAATCAAAATAGCTTCTGAGTCGGCATCTTTAAGCTCTTTGAGCTTTAGCAATGTCACAGCGTCGAAGCGCGCAAGCTCAATAGTAACGGGCAAAGATTGTCCCGTCGCCATGCGATAATCTGCAGCTAGTTGCCGCGTTTGAGCCATAATCTGTTCAAAGTTATAAGTCGTCATGCGCTATACTTTTATGTCCACTTGGTGGTTAGTATCCTCTAACGGCTCTTGTTCAAGCTGATGATCGGCTGTTTGATGGCTAGTGTATACACTGCCTTCCCCAGCCGTCGGTTGTCTCTCAGACATCTCTTCAACATCATCGGTATTGTCTTCTTGAGCCAGAGCGCCTCGCTTACTCGGTGGCTTTTTAGTTACCGGCAAATCTTTACGTTGGTCACTGATAGGATTGATGGCAGAAGCTTGCGCAGGCGCAAGCACAGCAGAGTTACGCACCGGCTTGCGTGACTCAAACATGGGTTTCGACAAATCGAAAGGTATGAAGTTTATTGCCATCATTTGCTACTCAGTTCTAAAGCAAAGACTCGTTGCTATTCGACGGCTCAACTTACTAAGCACTGCTAACAATCCAAAAACGCCACTCATTTCGCGCATTCCTTTCAAATATGTCTCATGAAAGTAGAAGCCAAAATGTGTGAGCTGAAGAACAGTACCCAAACCGCCATAAACTCCAGATATAATACCACAAGTCAGTAAAAATCAGTCATTTACCAAAGGGTGTCAACCAAACCCTTTGGATTGCGTTATCGGTAACTATACTTTGAACGAAATCACATTAATGACCAACCTAACATTGACTTCGACAATAGATGCCATTTATAACGAGTCTCAAATAAGCTCTCGGAGAGATATTCTGGACAATCGTACGGCACTTGATAGCTTTCTGAAAAGCGTGGAACGTCGAGCTTTTCATATTGCTTGCTTTTCGACGCAAAACACCGACGATGCCCTTGAATTAGTGCAAGAAAGTATGCTGAAGTTGGTTGAAAAATACGCTAATCTTGATGAAGACCAATGGCGACCTCTTTTTTACCGAATATTAAACAGCAAAATCAATGACTGGTTTCGTAAACAAAAGGTTCGTCGACGCTGGTTGGGTTGGCTCCCTCGAAGCAAAAACTCAGATGACGAGGCTGCAGAGAGCGACCCAATAAACGAAGCTCCTGATCCGAGAGGTCATTCACCAGAGCAACTGGTCAATACACAAGATGTCGTTCTAAGCTTAGAGAACCAATTGCAAAACTTATCGGAACGACAACGACAAGCTTTTTTGTTACGAGCGTGGGAAGGGCTTAGCGTCGAGCAAACAGCGGAAGCAATGAATTGCTCTCAAGGTTCGGTTAAAACCCATTACTCGCGAGCAGTACACGCGCTACGAGACTATTTAAGAGAATACCAATGACTAATATTGAACATCCTCAACCATCAAACTCGACGGTCGACGATGACGTTGCTCGATTTAAAAAACATTTAGACCAA from Pleionea litopenaei includes:
- the bfr gene encoding bacterioferritin; this translates as MKGDKAVITALNSILTVELTSINQYFLHARMFKNWGLNTLNEKAYKKSIKDMKQADDLIERILFLEGLPNLQKLNRLRIGEHTEEMIACDTQVQIEAIDAVKSAIVLCEQHKDFVSRELLNEILEDEEEYLDWLETQDHLIKSLGIHNYLQSTIE
- a CDS encoding integron integrase; translated protein: MNQSPKPKFMWLVRTKIRSLHYSYQTEKTYAQWIKRFIHFYNLKHPNDMGAEEVTNFLSHLAVARKVSPATQNQALCALVFLYKKVLNTPLGENTIDAVRAKYHKNLPVVLSVSEVRNVLSKMHGLPKLMAQIIYGTGLRKSEVHRLRVKDIDFDRNQISVRRGKGNKDRPLPLPETCKDDLNAQIEFVKQLHLKDRRENIDGVELPYAFERKSPNVGKSLAWQWLFPSLRISTDPRTLIIRRHHVHPSVFAKHVKKAVEETEINKKVTAHVFRHSFATHLLESGADIRTVQELLGHTDVRTTQIYTHVLNRNPSGTLSPLDKL
- the ccmA gene encoding cytochrome c biogenesis heme-transporting ATPase CcmA → MYPSFSLTGQNLALIRGDRLLFKDCIFQVKSGQVLHLKGPNGAGKTSLLNLICGLIEPDQGQVIGEFEDVDSLSSWLSLKTLYLGHQLGIKSTLSVYENLAFYAALRGCDRQQIPQAISAVGLQGYETQLAAHLSQGQRRRICLARLLIENVPLWILDEPFVALDVKGQAWLAGLIEQQVERNGAVIFTSHQPVSLSIPTLELSVGV
- a CDS encoding ATP-dependent DNA helicase, translated to MKEHVRFLLSQQGPFAEKISGYQERESQMIMAEAVASAMENSSIELIEAGTGTGKTFAYLVPAMQFEGKTIIATGTRNLQDQLFLKDLPTVIRATGKTRKLALLKGRQNYLCLYRLESNLQSAHFVNKAIVEDIVKIREWSRKTTDGDLSQISFIQEDSAAIPFVTSTADNCLGSECSAYQDCFVAKARKHAMDSDIIVVNHHLLMADVALKRDGFGELLPKADAYIIDEAHQLPDIATMFFGQALSSRQLMELARDSEQAYRTEATDCPDLSEAAAQLEKASADLRIAMGEEVARDFWRLYRERAEIAEHFDQLLSALARLCDVLKEQAIRSRDLENLYERAEELHQKAGLFTEEDESEYVQWLEVYRKSFTLNATPLSIAQKFRQAMKGYKEAAWIMTSATLAVNEDFGFFERKLGLFDAQRMVLPSPFNYQEQALLYVPRYLKNPAASDYTQSFLAAMIPLMTIAKGRTFLLFTSHRALNEAAELLQSHHEFQLFVQGQASKAYLLEKFRKTPNSVLLGTFSFWEGVDVAGDALSLVAIDKLPFVSPGDPVNQARIDAMRREKRDAFGQFQLPDAIIALKQGAGRLIRNVTDRGVLVIGDPRIVGRQYGQKFMADLPPMIPTRNSALVEEFLSQL
- the tsaB gene encoding tRNA (adenosine(37)-N6)-threonylcarbamoyltransferase complex dimerization subunit type 1 TsaB, with translation MNYLAIETSTEAFSVAIGTAQNLKSEFAVAPRKHGELLLPTITKLLDESSLSMSNIDCVVYGKGPGAFTGVRIAVSAAQGLAFGQSCPLIGISSLQNLAAQVFSENDLEYAWVTNDARMNEVYSGLYRKVESDGLIWAELVGQEVVIDPSLLALPEELSHGSWAAVGSGWKVYQESLAAHLVLATATFEDCYPNAATALKLAAHPNATIWQHAVSEAVPSYLRNNVAAKSQKSSIIGADR
- a CDS encoding EscU/YscU/HrcU family type III secretion system export apparatus switch protein — encoded protein: MKNKSLVTHSRPTKTKRAAALKYDGKQAPKITAKGSGATAENILAIAAEHNVFIHEDPLLIEVLAQLELGEEIPEQLYLAVAQIIAFAYLLQDKTPDDL
- the bfr gene encoding bacterioferritin gives rise to the protein MKGNQKVISALNGILALELTAMDQYFIHSRMYDDWGLTKLFERIDHEFDDEKGHAAALIERILFLESTPDMVTREPLRIGKNVPEMLENDLKVEYEVAEKLKEAIVLCEQEKDFQSREILQKLLEDTEVDHAYWLEKQLGLIDKVGLQNYMQSQM
- a CDS encoding RNA polymerase sigma factor; its protein translation is MTNLTLTSTIDAIYNESQISSRRDILDNRTALDSFLKSVERRAFHIACFSTQNTDDALELVQESMLKLVEKYANLDEDQWRPLFYRILNSKINDWFRKQKVRRRWLGWLPRSKNSDDEAAESDPINEAPDPRGHSPEQLVNTQDVVLSLENQLQNLSERQRQAFLLRAWEGLSVEQTAEAMNCSQGSVKTHYSRAVHALRDYLREYQ
- a CDS encoding flagellar hook-length control protein FliK, which translates into the protein MAQLSAIIKSLDGQTLNAVLTATGQKQAQNLPSQLQLQLPLSNQQSSNNANSSPQTGVNAQLNAVQSLVLNLSDIEIQKNLESLLRDIKITVEPKFSHNRVSLPMQFDLSAVKEGVAKNQLLAVLLKVAQWAEQPKPLVMVRQSTESIDKLILNATTANKLIDSSALSSSAQVPNSKASIQSAPSISGPSQSGQSQSGQSQSGQSQSGQVQSALSAQTDALHSTVKNETKSSVQQTDLSTNLSQPNKLNIEFTLRERLKQTVLNDPSATKYKQIAEQPILLTTRLPLQNISSDLLTRYIALFDQNNIPSSTSAALTKVITQLLDFKNLEFVKPLLNTLQNLPKATELNGATLRQAVFDSGQFFEQKAMQTLTKGWTSVLSQPTTNSQGSSDLKHLLYLVRQFSQLPSDALVRGLTASAQKGEGSSAKDLFIGVNRLVGNPRDKRERLENRIASQLKMIQQDVDSALNKVKLTQFQNLHLTDSNAWIFELPLQFQRQLTNVQMKFEASESEQSTDKKSWCVTVRFDFERLGAFHAITRLFNQRLDIKFVAEKLSTQRLLQQKMPELKQQLIDSGLLINEMTSVAGESPNLTVQQLPQSLVDYRV
- a CDS encoding Slp family lipoprotein, which gives rise to MLQKVLIFISGLVVLTGCNTVPQPISGEYNNLTVGAARSESQPVKVRWGGVIAKVSNQDDQSTIEIVAKPLNRSARPEDVDATGGRFLAVVPEFIDPVIYKQGREITVVGELSKSIEGKVGEMKYVYPVVVVSGHYLWKERPQYQEVHYYGPSYWPVIPYHYYHYPHWRFKPGVGQPGSRPIPKQNKTKQKQK